From the genome of Caldilineales bacterium, one region includes:
- a CDS encoding flavin reductase family protein yields the protein MRTLVDMSSYGEYLHYGMPLTLVSVLDAAGRANVSTNASITPLPGQTARLAIGIMKDNYTNELIAAGGEFVVNVLSDEMRGVARLCGSHSGQHTDKLALAGLTTQPARFVKAPIIAECPLNIECRVLGVQHLDDLDLWTANILGISVAAAWSDGHNGVSLERFRPLLYAFGQTMARGAMVGRGAI from the coding sequence ATGCGCACCCTGGTTGACATGAGCAGCTACGGCGAGTATCTGCACTATGGCATGCCTCTGACGCTCGTCAGCGTTTTGGATGCGGCCGGTCGGGCCAATGTCTCGACCAACGCCTCGATCACCCCCCTACCCGGCCAAACCGCGCGTCTGGCCATAGGCATCATGAAGGACAACTACACCAATGAGTTGATCGCCGCCGGCGGCGAATTCGTGGTCAATGTCCTCAGCGATGAAATGCGCGGGGTGGCGCGCTTGTGCGGCAGTCATTCGGGCCAACACACCGACAAGCTGGCCCTGGCCGGCCTGACCACCCAACCCGCCCGCTTCGTCAAGGCGCCGATCATCGCCGAATGCCCCCTGAACATCGAATGCAGGGTGCTTGGCGTGCAGCATCTGGATGATCTGGATTTGTGGACGGCGAACATCTTGGGCATCAGCGTGGCGGCGGCATGGTCGGACGGGCACAACGGCGTCAGCCTCGAACGTTTTCGCCCGCTGTTGTATGCCTTTGGGCAGACGATGGCGCGCGGGGCGATGGTCGGTCGCGGCGCGATCTGA